A part of Verrucomicrobiia bacterium genomic DNA contains:
- a CDS encoding STAS domain-containing protein, producing MTTSPVQLLVFVSDQLACIKIKGRANFTSSIDFKTVIEELVARGFTCFVIDLTDCVLMDSTFLGVLAGLGLKTAAAKNLDTQAHTIELMNPNPRIAELLENLGVLHLFTIISGPTPQTLADATEQTIVPPASATREEVITNCLEAHRVLMSIDPGNVPKFKEVTQFLAEDLKRLRGNGGEAQP from the coding sequence ATGACAACATCTCCCGTTCAACTTCTGGTCTTTGTTTCCGACCAACTGGCCTGCATCAAGATCAAGGGCCGCGCCAATTTCACGTCCAGCATTGATTTCAAAACCGTCATCGAGGAACTCGTGGCTCGCGGCTTCACCTGCTTCGTGATTGACCTCACCGACTGCGTGCTGATGGACAGCACCTTTCTGGGCGTCCTCGCCGGCCTCGGTCTGAAAACGGCCGCCGCGAAAAATCTCGATACCCAGGCGCACACCATCGAGCTGATGAACCCGAATCCCCGCATCGCCGAACTTCTCGAGAATCTCGGCGTGCTGCATCTCTTCACCATCATCAGCGGCCCCACGCCCCAAACCCTCGCCGACGCCACCGAGCAAACCATCGTTCCGCCCGCCTCGGCCACCCGCGAGGAAGTCATCACCAACTGCCTCGAAGCCCATCGCGTCTTGATGTCCATTGATCCGGGAAATGTTCCCAAGTTCAAGGAGGTCACCCAATTTCTCGCCGAAGATTTGAAACGCCTCCGCGGCAACGGCGGCGAAGCTCAACCGTAA
- a CDS encoding PVC-type heme-binding CxxCH protein has product MPIFAAESPGNPLSPQKALATFQLDPGLKIECIASEPTVVSPVAMDWDESGRMYVVEDRGYPLGPAPGEKPQGQIILLESTHHDGHYDKRTVFADGLTFPNGVLCWRGGIFVTCAPYLYYFKDTDGDGVADLKQIIFQGFGDQSTTQQRVSHPLLNIDGWIYLTSGFTSANLTLPLHPNRPPVVCDLTDFRFQPGTGEIEAAAGIAQFGQTFDNFGRKFICSNRNHNQIVMIQLQYANRNPDLTLNRLVEDTPDHGAAARVFPLSANITTVPAEAGHFTSACGILYYRGSALPADYRDNSFTCEPAGNLIHRDLIRPTNSTFVASRASVNREFLASTDNWFRPVNLACGPDGALYVCDMYRGAIEHPNFLTNEKRAATDFNAGKDKGRIYRITGKDFTNFSQADLSHASTVDLCELLNHPNAWQRTTAQRLLLERNDVASFSPLASLCKNAPDPETRVLALRILDNLDNLRDAQIEFALADKNPGVRENALQLAEPRLKNSPRLSAAILVLANDPDPRVRFQCALTLGELDNSRALTALAQIAARDSTDHWTRAAILSSVRNHAADLLEILLNTQPLSTPGASALITELTRMSAMHLTPAALTSLLEQLLAPDTQADALWQKPALAAFAQGLATRPSPHIETLDLLTNHSPITTLTRDRFNFLTNASAPSSN; this is encoded by the coding sequence ATGCCGATTTTTGCCGCGGAGTCTCCCGGGAATCCCTTATCTCCCCAAAAAGCGCTCGCCACCTTCCAACTCGACCCCGGGCTCAAGATCGAATGCATAGCCTCCGAACCCACTGTCGTCAGTCCCGTTGCGATGGATTGGGACGAATCCGGACGGATGTATGTCGTGGAAGATCGCGGCTATCCACTCGGCCCGGCGCCCGGCGAAAAACCGCAAGGCCAAATCATCCTTCTCGAAAGCACGCATCACGACGGCCACTATGACAAACGCACTGTCTTCGCGGATGGCCTCACCTTTCCGAACGGTGTCCTCTGCTGGCGTGGCGGCATCTTCGTTACTTGCGCGCCATATTTATATTATTTCAAAGACACCGATGGCGACGGCGTTGCTGATTTAAAGCAAATTATTTTCCAGGGTTTCGGCGATCAATCCACCACCCAGCAACGCGTCAGCCATCCGCTTCTGAATATTGACGGCTGGATTTATCTCACCTCGGGATTTACCAGCGCGAACCTCACCTTGCCGCTGCATCCCAATCGCCCGCCGGTCGTCTGCGACCTGACCGATTTCCGTTTTCAACCCGGCACAGGTGAGATTGAAGCCGCCGCCGGCATCGCGCAATTCGGCCAAACCTTCGACAATTTCGGTCGCAAATTCATTTGCTCAAACCGCAATCACAATCAGATCGTGATGATCCAACTCCAATATGCCAATCGGAATCCCGATCTCACCCTCAACCGCCTCGTCGAAGACACCCCCGATCACGGCGCCGCTGCGCGTGTTTTTCCACTCAGCGCGAATATCACCACCGTTCCAGCCGAAGCCGGACATTTCACTTCGGCTTGTGGCATCCTCTATTATCGCGGCTCCGCCCTGCCCGCCGATTATCGTGACAACTCCTTCACCTGCGAACCCGCCGGCAATCTCATCCACCGCGACCTCATTCGCCCAACCAATTCCACCTTCGTCGCCAGCCGCGCGAGCGTGAACCGGGAATTCCTCGCCTCCACCGACAACTGGTTTCGCCCCGTCAATCTCGCCTGCGGTCCCGACGGCGCGCTCTACGTCTGCGACATGTATCGCGGCGCCATTGAGCATCCCAATTTTCTTACAAACGAAAAACGCGCCGCCACCGATTTCAACGCCGGGAAAGACAAAGGCCGCATCTACCGCATCACCGGCAAGGACTTCACGAATTTTTCGCAAGCCGATCTCTCCCACGCCAGCACCGTTGATCTCTGTGAATTATTAAATCATCCAAACGCCTGGCAGCGCACCACCGCCCAACGCCTCCTGTTGGAACGCAACGATGTCGCTTCCTTTTCTCCACTCGCCTCCCTTTGCAAAAATGCACCCGATCCCGAAACACGCGTTCTCGCATTACGAATTCTCGACAACCTCGACAATCTCCGCGACGCCCAAATCGAATTCGCGCTTGCCGACAAAAATCCCGGCGTCCGCGAAAACGCCCTGCAACTCGCCGAACCGCGCCTTAAAAATTCACCGCGCCTCTCCGCCGCCATTCTCGTTCTCGCCAACGATCCCGATCCTCGCGTTCGTTTTCAATGCGCCCTCACCCTCGGCGAACTCGATAATTCACGCGCCCTGACCGCCCTCGCCCAAATCGCCGCCCGCGATTCCACCGACCACTGGACTCGCGCCGCCATTCTGTCCTCCGTTCGCAACCACGCCGCCGACCTGCTCGAAATTCTTTTGAACACCCAACCCCTTTCCACACCCGGCGCTTCCGCCTTGATCACCGAACTCACCCGCATGTCCGCGATGCACCTCACGCCCGCCGCGTTGACCTCCCTCCTCGAACAACTGCTCGCCCCCGACACCCAAGCCGACGCCCTCTGGCAAAAACCCGCCCTCGCCGCCTTCGCTCAAGGCCTCGCCACCCGCCCGTCCCCACATATCGAAACCCTCGACCTCCTCACCAACCACTCCCCCATCACCACCCTCACCCGCGACCGCTTTAATTTTTTAACGAACGCCTCCGCACCTTCCAGCAATTAA
- a CDS encoding NADH-quinone oxidoreductase subunit A, whose amino-acid sequence MADSQLQQYIPILILAVVAIAFAFGTLIASALLGKLGRRSRIKDSAYECGMLPVGEASSRMSVKFYLVAMLFILFDIEVIFLYPWAIVYKEMLVTHAGLIFGSMMSFLGILFVGYIYALKKKAFDWKH is encoded by the coding sequence ATGGCTGATTCGCAGTTGCAGCAATACATTCCAATCCTCATCCTCGCGGTCGTCGCGATCGCTTTCGCGTTCGGCACGCTCATCGCCTCCGCGCTCCTCGGCAAGCTCGGCCGCCGCAGCCGCATCAAGGACAGCGCCTATGAATGCGGCATGCTTCCCGTCGGCGAAGCCAGCTCCCGCATGTCCGTGAAATTTTACCTCGTTGCGATGCTCTTCATCCTGTTCGATATCGAAGTCATCTTCCTTTATCCGTGGGCGATTGTTTACAAGGAAATGCTCGTGACCCATGCGGGTTTGATTTTCGGTTCCATGATGAGTTTCCTCGGCATCCTTTTCGTCGGCTATATCTACGCGCTGAAGAAAAAGGCGTTCGACTGGAAGCATTGA
- a CDS encoding UvrD-helicase domain-containing protein, with protein MSRDYVLHPFHAPVELHIDYAKELNAQQHAAVTAPPGPSLVIAGAGSGKTRTLTYRVGFLLEQGIPADRILLLTFTNKAAKEMMRRVGELLSQELPGLWGGTFHGIGNRVLRLHADLIGYHRDFTIMDREDAKDLIDACLGEAKIDVKATRFPKAEVLADIFSLALNTGRTIEKVLADDYDYFESLAPQIVDLEKRYTARKQATNAMDFDDLLALWLKLMREHPQVCEQYQRRFQFILVDEYQDTNQLQSDLIDLLAARHRNVMVVGDDAQSIYAWRGANFKNILKFPERYPEAKVYKIETNYRSTPEILNVANSVIAANVHQFAKELTPARKSGAKPVLVTCMSASEQAAFVAQRVLELREEGTSMNDMAVLYRSHFHALELQLELTRHNIPFSITSGIRFFEQAHIKDVTAYLKLVSNPRDELAFKRIVQLQPGIGAKGADKLWQKFSVEFKPSEGQRTPLALAMQACAASVPKKAAVAWAQLVATMSQLETEPARGKPSKMLMLVVEAGYEDYLQEKYANYRNRLDDLEQLSVFAQQFKTTEDFLAQLALLTNLEAEASEPASNDDEMIRLSTIHQAKGLEFDVVFLIMLCDGLFPSARSLDSPEGEEEERRLLYVAVTRARNEIYLSYPLIRMLPGGSGDAMQQPSRFLSEIPKELLDEWNLKMASPYG; from the coding sequence ATGTCGCGCGACTATGTCCTGCACCCATTTCATGCGCCGGTTGAATTGCATATTGATTATGCAAAGGAACTCAATGCGCAACAGCACGCGGCGGTGACGGCGCCGCCGGGGCCATCGCTGGTGATCGCGGGCGCGGGTTCGGGCAAGACGCGGACGCTTACTTATCGCGTGGGTTTTTTGCTGGAGCAAGGGATTCCGGCCGACCGGATTCTATTGCTTACTTTCACGAATAAAGCGGCGAAAGAAATGATGCGGCGCGTGGGGGAATTGTTGTCGCAGGAATTACCGGGGCTTTGGGGCGGAACTTTTCATGGGATTGGCAACCGAGTTTTGCGGCTGCACGCGGACTTGATCGGGTATCATCGCGATTTCACGATCATGGATCGCGAGGATGCGAAAGATTTGATTGATGCGTGCCTGGGTGAAGCGAAAATTGACGTGAAGGCGACGCGTTTTCCCAAGGCGGAAGTGCTGGCGGATATTTTTTCACTCGCATTGAACACGGGCCGCACGATCGAAAAAGTGCTGGCGGACGATTACGATTATTTCGAGAGCCTTGCGCCGCAGATTGTGGATTTGGAGAAGCGTTACACGGCGCGCAAGCAGGCGACGAACGCGATGGATTTCGACGATCTGCTGGCGTTGTGGTTGAAGTTGATGCGGGAGCATCCACAGGTGTGCGAGCAATACCAGCGGCGGTTTCAATTCATCCTGGTGGACGAATATCAGGACACCAACCAGCTTCAAAGCGACCTGATAGATTTGCTGGCGGCGCGGCATCGCAATGTGATGGTGGTTGGCGACGATGCGCAGAGTATCTATGCGTGGCGCGGGGCGAACTTCAAAAATATTTTGAAATTTCCTGAGCGTTATCCCGAGGCGAAAGTTTACAAGATCGAGACGAATTATCGGAGCACGCCGGAGATTTTGAACGTGGCGAATTCGGTGATCGCGGCGAACGTGCATCAGTTCGCGAAAGAATTGACGCCGGCGCGCAAATCGGGCGCGAAGCCGGTGCTGGTGACGTGCATGAGCGCGTCCGAACAGGCGGCGTTCGTGGCGCAACGGGTTTTGGAATTGCGCGAAGAAGGCACGAGCATGAACGACATGGCGGTGTTGTACCGGTCGCATTTTCACGCGCTGGAATTGCAACTGGAACTGACGCGGCACAACATTCCCTTCAGCATCACCAGCGGGATACGGTTTTTTGAACAGGCGCACATCAAGGATGTGACGGCGTATTTGAAGCTGGTGAGCAATCCGCGCGATGAATTGGCGTTCAAGCGGATCGTGCAGTTGCAACCGGGAATCGGCGCGAAGGGCGCGGACAAATTGTGGCAGAAATTTTCCGTTGAGTTCAAGCCGTCGGAGGGACAGCGAACGCCGCTGGCGCTGGCAATGCAGGCATGCGCGGCGTCAGTGCCGAAGAAAGCGGCGGTGGCATGGGCGCAATTAGTGGCGACGATGTCGCAGCTGGAAACGGAACCGGCGCGGGGAAAGCCATCAAAGATGCTGATGCTCGTGGTGGAAGCGGGCTATGAAGATTATTTGCAGGAGAAGTATGCGAATTATCGGAACCGGCTGGATGACCTGGAGCAGTTGTCGGTGTTTGCGCAACAATTCAAAACGACGGAAGATTTTTTGGCGCAACTGGCGTTGCTAACGAACCTCGAAGCCGAAGCGAGCGAACCTGCGAGCAACGATGATGAGATGATCCGGCTTTCGACAATTCATCAGGCGAAGGGACTTGAGTTCGACGTGGTGTTTTTGATCATGCTTTGCGACGGGTTATTTCCATCGGCGCGTTCGCTGGATTCCCCGGAAGGTGAAGAAGAGGAGCGGCGGCTGCTCTATGTGGCGGTGACGCGCGCGCGGAATGAAATTTACCTCAGCTATCCGTTGATACGCATGCTGCCCGGCGGAAGCGGCGACGCGATGCAACAGCCGTCACGATTTTTGAGCGAGATACCGAAGGAACTGCTGGACGAATGGAACTTGAAAATGGCCAGCCCTTACGGTTGA
- a CDS encoding PepSY domain-containing protein, translated as MKKLSRLFHAVVIQKQFNLSVEALTNNLNPHKNMNPKLAIVALLAVSLIAGCESESEERSEHQSNQAELLSQAKISKDDAVKIAMNRVPDGSVKEAELEKEHGKLIWSFDMATPGMKDITEVNVDAITGSVVGVHKESPESEKKEADDEKGK; from the coding sequence ATGAAAAAACTGTCACGTCTCTTTCATGCTGTTGTCATTCAGAAGCAGTTTAATCTCAGCGTCGAAGCTCTAACCAATAATCTGAATCCTCACAAAAATATGAATCCAAAACTTGCTATTGTTGCCTTGCTTGCAGTCAGTCTCATTGCCGGTTGCGAATCAGAAAGTGAAGAACGCTCCGAGCACCAATCAAATCAGGCTGAATTGCTTTCCCAGGCGAAGATCAGCAAAGACGACGCGGTAAAAATCGCCATGAACCGCGTTCCCGACGGCTCCGTCAAGGAAGCGGAATTGGAAAAAGAACATGGCAAATTGATCTGGTCATTTGACATGGCGACTCCCGGGATGAAGGATATCACTGAGGTGAATGTGGATGCCATCACCGGAAGCGTGGTCGGCGTTCATAAGGAATCTCCTGAGTCGGAAAAGAAAGAAGCCGATGACGAAAAGGGCAAATAG
- a CDS encoding alkaline phosphatase family protein: MMLFGVSLTAQTLPPIKTVFVISMENHNLVEPISDGTDAIFKNPAAPFINSLITPGNSNALQTTYCVHYYNVGVGVHPSEANYIWSEAGTDFGIHTDGDPGTNFNNVFNAPHLTGQLDAAGISWKNYQEDFQFATNPIVSASGDDTNFTNAYNGASDFDYAVRHNPMAFFSDTQAENIYPLEQLFSDLSNHVAGRYNWIGPNTFNDQHSPLPGGFTYNGITYTGEDAGIAQGDNFLSIILPRIMASAEYQDNGMIVIWYDESEYEDDTNHPIPAIIISPWARGNGYASQKIMSHSSDLKTMEEIFGLPLLTNAIPPAETSLTGTGYNTLDAVNDFSDLFRTTPLITDAHLLNGGFQLRFSGPTGTNYQISTSEVLTTPASIWTVVASGTFGDTNISWIDTQVSDYPTRFYRLSSP, encoded by the coding sequence ATGATGTTATTTGGCGTTTCGCTGACGGCACAAACTCTGCCGCCCATTAAAACGGTATTCGTCATCAGCATGGAGAATCACAATCTCGTCGAACCGATTTCCGACGGGACGGATGCCATTTTTAAAAATCCCGCCGCGCCTTTCATCAACAGCCTGATTACGCCCGGCAATTCCAACGCCCTGCAAACGACGTATTGCGTTCACTATTACAATGTGGGAGTCGGAGTCCATCCGTCGGAAGCAAATTATATTTGGTCCGAAGCCGGGACGGATTTCGGCATCCATACCGACGGCGATCCCGGCACGAATTTCAATAACGTATTCAATGCGCCGCATCTGACCGGGCAGTTGGATGCCGCGGGCATTTCCTGGAAGAATTATCAGGAAGATTTTCAATTCGCCACGAATCCGATCGTCAGTGCTTCCGGCGACGACACAAATTTTACCAACGCTTACAACGGAGCGAGCGATTTCGATTATGCGGTTCGCCACAATCCCATGGCGTTTTTCTCCGATACACAGGCCGAAAATATTTATCCGCTGGAACAATTATTTTCCGATTTAAGCAATCATGTCGCCGGTCGTTATAATTGGATCGGCCCAAACACCTTCAATGACCAGCACAGCCCATTGCCCGGAGGGTTTACTTATAACGGCATCACTTACACCGGTGAGGATGCGGGCATTGCGCAGGGCGATAATTTTCTTTCGATCATCCTTCCCCGCATCATGGCTTCGGCGGAATATCAGGACAACGGCATGATTGTTATTTGGTATGATGAATCCGAATACGAGGATGATACCAATCATCCCATTCCAGCGATTATCATTTCGCCCTGGGCGCGGGGAAATGGTTACGCGAGCCAAAAGATAATGAGCCATTCATCCGATTTGAAAACGATGGAAGAAATCTTCGGTCTGCCGCTATTGACGAATGCCATTCCTCCCGCCGAAACGTCCCTGACCGGAACCGGCTATAATACTCTCGATGCCGTGAATGACTTCAGCGATCTTTTTCGGACGACGCCATTGATCACTGACGCGCATTTACTGAATGGAGGTTTTCAATTACGCTTCAGCGGACCCACGGGAACCAATTATCAGATTTCGACCAGTGAAGTTTTAACCACACCGGCTTCAATCTGGACGGTTGTGGCCAGCGGCACATTCGGCGACACGAATATTTCCTGGATAGACACGCAAGTGAGCGACTATCCCACGCGTTTTTATCGGCTGAGTTCGCCTTAG
- a CDS encoding ATP cone domain-containing protein: MPVQNRIIKIQKRNRALVTFDPDRIGRAILRAAESIGGFQQDLLPDINGTIFDACDTDEQIAAFLSDMVIVCLNAEEHHLITNFPPTIEDIQDRVLHILRSYGFQNTADAYACYRWGRHWFREGAISADKFVGNGFPRERMTQTLEWNRQHGCDTIAGLNELVARGQLKPVIDDSIARYESSLDEAAAKVMSRIRGGDNIRMMWVSGPSSSGKTTTTVKLTQRLEKQGLRFLMLNLDDYFWSLVEHPTDWINDRNFETPEALDIQLLNQHLQQLLDGKTIDKPTYSFKEGRRTTAKQVKLEPGQILLLDCLHGLYPPITEGIDPSAQFRLYIEAMNPIYEGDGSTKRCVKFTDVRIIRRMLRDVQHRNYSPITTMLHWHYVRAGELFSIIPLMGLADHIVDGGFPFDLPALKPFFMGPGGYFPGADALNSYTGFLDARIRYDRVRQLLESVNGLTKDQVMSHDLIPGDAVIREFVGGSTIKIPHNE, encoded by the coding sequence ATGCCCGTCCAGAACCGCATCATCAAGATCCAGAAGCGAAATCGCGCCCTCGTCACTTTCGACCCCGACCGCATCGGCCGCGCCATTCTCCGCGCCGCCGAATCCATCGGCGGATTCCAACAGGATCTTCTTCCCGACATCAACGGCACAATTTTCGACGCATGCGACACCGACGAACAAATTGCCGCCTTCCTGAGCGACATGGTCATCGTCTGCCTCAATGCCGAGGAACATCATCTTATCACGAATTTTCCGCCGACCATCGAGGACATCCAGGACCGCGTGCTTCACATTTTGCGCAGTTACGGTTTTCAAAACACCGCCGATGCCTACGCATGCTATCGCTGGGGCCGCCACTGGTTCCGCGAAGGCGCGATCTCTGCCGATAAATTTGTCGGCAACGGTTTTCCGCGCGAACGCATGACGCAAACTCTCGAATGGAACCGCCAGCATGGCTGCGATACCATCGCCGGCCTCAACGAACTCGTCGCGCGCGGCCAACTCAAACCGGTCATTGACGACTCCATCGCCCGCTACGAATCCTCCCTCGACGAAGCCGCCGCGAAAGTCATGTCCCGCATCCGTGGCGGCGATAACATCCGCATGATGTGGGTGAGCGGCCCAAGTTCCTCCGGCAAGACCACCACCACCGTCAAGCTCACCCAGCGCCTTGAGAAACAGGGCCTGCGCTTTCTCATGCTCAACCTCGACGATTATTTTTGGTCGCTCGTGGAGCATCCCACCGATTGGATCAACGACCGTAATTTTGAAACGCCCGAGGCTCTCGACATCCAATTATTGAATCAACACCTTCAGCAGTTGCTCGACGGCAAAACCATTGACAAGCCCACCTACAGTTTCAAGGAAGGTCGCCGCACCACAGCCAAGCAAGTGAAGCTCGAACCTGGCCAAATCCTGTTGCTCGATTGCCTTCACGGCCTCTACCCGCCCATCACCGAGGGCATTGATCCCAGCGCGCAATTCCGCCTTTACATCGAGGCGATGAATCCCATTTACGAAGGCGATGGCTCGACCAAACGCTGCGTGAAATTCACTGATGTCCGCATCATCCGCCGCATGCTCCGCGACGTGCAGCATCGCAATTACAGTCCCATCACCACGATGCTTCACTGGCACTACGTTCGCGCCGGAGAATTGTTCAGCATCATCCCGCTCATGGGCCTCGCCGACCACATCGTTGACGGCGGATTTCCTTTTGACTTGCCCGCGCTCAAGCCGTTCTTCATGGGCCCCGGCGGATATTTCCCGGGCGCTGACGCGCTAAATTCTTATACCGGATTTCTCGATGCGCGCATCCGTTACGACCGCGTCCGCCAACTGCTCGAATCCGTGAACGGCCTGACCAAAGACCAGGTTATGTCGCACGACCTGATTCCCGGCGACGCCGTCATCCGCGAATTCGTCGGTGGCAGCACGATCAAGATTCCGCACAACGAGTAG
- a CDS encoding DUF892 family protein — MNSITDTRAARETSNLHEPLRALFLEQLAEMESGEHQLTLALPVLIKLTQCDDLKALLQIHLTETKGHLECVQTVGDSLGEKLKSKTNHAIRDMIKETVQLAAKKLNSSVLDIALIAAAQKIEHYEIASYGTLCAWAKALDYKHELALLTSIREQEKMADMLLTGLANKRPLKELVEKTSLKKALAHSN; from the coding sequence ATGAATTCAATCACAGATACGCGCGCGGCCCGAGAAACTTCAAACCTGCATGAACCATTACGGGCGCTTTTTTTGGAGCAACTGGCCGAAATGGAAAGCGGCGAGCATCAACTGACGCTGGCCCTGCCGGTGCTGATCAAGCTGACGCAATGTGACGATTTGAAAGCTCTGTTGCAAATCCATCTCACGGAAACGAAAGGGCATCTTGAATGCGTGCAAACGGTGGGAGATTCCCTCGGCGAAAAGTTGAAATCAAAAACCAATCACGCGATTCGGGACATGATCAAGGAGACCGTGCAGTTGGCGGCGAAAAAACTAAATTCATCAGTATTGGATATTGCCCTGATCGCCGCCGCGCAAAAAATTGAGCATTATGAAATCGCCTCGTACGGGACGCTGTGCGCGTGGGCGAAGGCGTTGGATTACAAACATGAATTGGCGTTGCTCACTTCCATCCGCGAGCAGGAAAAAATGGCGGACATGCTTTTGACGGGACTGGCAAACAAAAGGCCGCTCAAGGAACTGGTGGAAAAAACTTCGCTCAAAAAAGCGCTGGCTCATTCGAATTGA
- a CDS encoding DUF2905 domain-containing protein has product MNDLGKLLVITGFMLIITGVAIWSGVGRGWFGRLPGDIHYTRGNFSFHFPVITCILLSVILTILLRIFRR; this is encoded by the coding sequence GTGAACGACTTGGGAAAACTTTTAGTGATCACCGGCTTCATGCTGATCATTACCGGCGTAGCCATCTGGTCCGGCGTTGGCCGCGGCTGGTTCGGCCGCCTCCCCGGCGATATCCATTACACCCGCGGCAACTTCAGCTTCCACTTCCCCGTCATCACTTGCATCCTGCTCAGCGTCATCCTGACCATCCTCCTAAGAATCTTCCGCCGCTAA
- a CDS encoding ABC transporter ATP-binding protein, whose translation MSRNSHILTSTDPTFSAKSRSTWEILRRVSVYLKPYKFAAFGTMTCALLSLAFSLAYPQFIGMIIDDVIGKHQLDKLTPVMLALLATFLLRDVFNSIRIRINNTLEQNVIFDMRRDVYARLQRLPVHYFDQRASGDLMTRVIEDVNSVERILIDGIEQGSVAILSLIIVPIVLFHKSPSLAFIAMIPLPLLVGGAMWYTFTAHRRYRFQRQAASAMNALLMDNLQGVRQIKSFSRESHEDARFATRADDLRSSTLGIMRVWALYSPAMSFAAALGTVLILWVGGWQVAHNELTAGRLIAFLFYLGLFYDPIRQLHGLNQLLQAARAAGERMFDILDSAIERTDNKRRHALATPVRGEVIYDHVGFSYSTDKTVLRDISLRATPGEMIALVGPTGAGKSTLVNMLPAFYELTSGHITIDGQDIEGVALESLRRQISVVSQEAFLFNGTIRENILYGNLDATEAQLIAAAQAANCHEFISRLADGYDSRVGERGVKLSVGEKQRVSIARALLKNSPILILDEATASVDTSTERLIQEALERLMENRTSFVIAHRLSTIRKADQILVLREGQIIERGNHDELLALNGLYAKLARIQNTTFIEESFEKLSDEEQPAET comes from the coding sequence ATGTCCCGCAACTCCCACATCCTCACTTCCACCGACCCAACCTTCAGCGCCAAGTCGCGCTCCACGTGGGAAATCCTCCGCCGCGTTTCGGTTTACCTGAAGCCCTACAAATTCGCCGCCTTCGGCACGATGACGTGCGCCCTGCTCTCGCTCGCCTTCTCGCTCGCGTATCCGCAATTCATCGGCATGATCATTGACGACGTCATCGGCAAGCATCAGTTGGACAAGCTCACGCCGGTCATGCTCGCGCTGCTGGCAACTTTTCTTTTGCGCGATGTCTTCAACAGCATCCGCATCCGCATCAACAACACCCTCGAACAAAACGTCATCTTCGACATGCGCCGCGATGTGTATGCACGACTCCAACGGCTCCCCGTTCATTACTTCGATCAGCGCGCTTCCGGCGATCTCATGACGCGCGTCATCGAAGACGTTAATTCCGTCGAACGCATTCTCATTGACGGCATCGAACAGGGCAGCGTTGCCATTCTCAGTCTGATCATCGTGCCCATCGTTTTATTTCACAAAAGCCCTTCGCTCGCGTTCATCGCCATGATCCCGTTGCCGCTGCTCGTCGGCGGCGCCATGTGGTACACCTTCACCGCGCATCGCCGCTACCGCTTCCAGCGCCAGGCTGCCAGCGCCATGAACGCCCTGCTCATGGACAATCTTCAGGGCGTCCGCCAGATAAAATCTTTCAGCCGCGAGTCTCACGAGGATGCCCGCTTCGCCACGCGCGCCGATGACCTGCGCAGTTCCACGCTCGGCATCATGCGCGTGTGGGCGCTCTATTCGCCCGCCATGAGTTTCGCCGCCGCGCTCGGCACCGTCTTGATTCTTTGGGTCGGCGGCTGGCAAGTCGCCCACAACGAACTCACTGCGGGCAGACTGATCGCCTTCCTTTTTTATCTCGGTTTGTTCTACGATCCCATCCGTCAACTGCACGGCCTCAACCAGCTTCTCCAGGCGGCGCGCGCCGCCGGGGAACGCATGTTCGATATTCTCGATTCCGCCATCGAACGCACCGACAACAAACGCCGCCATGCCCTCGCCACGCCGGTTCGCGGCGAAGTGATTTACGACCACGTCGGCTTCAGTTATTCCACCGACAAAACCGTTTTGCGCGACATCTCGCTCCGCGCGACACCCGGCGAAATGATCGCGCTCGTCGGCCCCACCGGCGCGGGCAAATCCACGCTCGTCAATATGCTGCCCGCGTTTTACGAACTAACTTCCGGTCATATCACCATTGACGGCCAGGACATCGAGGGCGTCGCGCTCGAATCGTTGCGGCGCCAAATCAGCGTCGTCAGCCAGGAGGCGTTTCTTTTCAACGGCACCATTCGCGAAAATATTCTTTACGGAAATCTCGACGCCACCGAAGCCCAACTCATCGCCGCCGCGCAAGCCGCGAACTGTCACGAATTTATTTCGCGCCTGGCAGATGGTTACGATTCCCGCGTCGGCGAACGCGGCGTAAAACTCAGCGTTGGTGAAAAACAGCGTGTCAGCATCGCCCGCGCGCTGCTAAAAAATTCTCCCATTCTCATCCTCGACGAAGCCACCGCCAGCGTGGACACCAGCACCGAACGCCTCATCCAGGAAGCGCTGGAACGGCTCATGGAAAATCGCACCAGCTTCGTCATCGCCCATCGTCTCAGCACGATTCGCAAGGCCGATCAAATCCTGGTGTTGCGCGAAGGCCAGATCATTGAGCGCGGCAACCACGACGAACTCCTCGCCCTCAACGGCCTCTACGCCAAACTCGCACGCATCCAAAACACTACCTTCATCGAGGAGAGCTTTGAAAAACTTTCCGACGAAGAACAGCCGGCGGAAACATAA